From Homalodisca vitripennis isolate AUS2020 chromosome 1, UT_GWSS_2.1, whole genome shotgun sequence, the proteins below share one genomic window:
- the LOC124370025 gene encoding uncharacterized protein LOC124370025 isoform X2, whose amino-acid sequence MNYFPSNSSLLTYTVLQLQDKGTMEHPVPDWLSSEFLKQCLQQEQGYEDIEITKFTASPAISVGEQYSSCPIRVKIEYKKHKGSDDLRSLSLILKSELKGGAVKEIIDSFEFSESVFYQRFISKTISLTNIPFAPKSFYSPKMSVIVLEDLKEKGFIMGDKKNGLDFEHCRLYVAAAANLHAASLTVLEEDPELINIVGKEKMFVCGEAVTPGLQRMVSCALRCLAEYTETSDRFNKYTDLIMDCSTTILDKVVEAVKPRKDEFNAMNHGDGWANNMMFRYNDEGLPCEVRLLDFQFTRYASPVTDIVYFIWTSANDDVRTHRIDELYTFFVEEINKNLKHFNRSERLSHEEVRIVVRRLLPLSLFMAVIMQLFIGEKAPENVEAFFEKGREEESYQIYKMAFNNEKFRQNRLQKLVQQLKLAGVFEYLKSTKRSFS is encoded by the exons ATGAACTATTTTCCAAGTAACAGTTCGCTGTTAACATACACCGTGCTTCAACTGCAAGATAAAG GAACAATGGAGCATCCAGTTCCTGATTGGCTCTCTTCTGAGTTTCtgaaacaatgtttacaacaAGAGCAGGGCTACGAGGACATAGAGATTACCAAGTTCACTGCTTCACCAGCTATATCAGTGGGGGAGCAGTATAGTAGCTGCCCCATCCGAGTTAAAATAGAATACAAGAAACATAAAGGAAGTGATGACTTAAGATCCTtatccttaattttaaaatcggAACTGAAGGGTGGGGCAGTGAAGGAAATAATCGACTCCTTTGAATTCTCAGAGTCGGTATTCTACCAGCGATTTATATCTAAAACAATTTCTCTCACGAATATTCCATTCGCTCCAAAAAGCTTTTACTCACCAAAAATGTCCGTGATTGTTCTTGAAGACTTAAAAGAGAAGGGATTTATTATGGGAGACAAAAAGAATGGTCTGGATTTTGAACACTGCCGCCTGTATGTGGCTGCTGCGGCCAATCTCCACGCGGCATCACTCACCGTTCTGGAAGAAGATCctgaattaattaatatagttgGGAAAGAGAAAATGTTTGTATGTGGTGAAGCAGTAACCCCTGGGTTACAAAGAATGGTTTCATGTGCATTGAGGTGTTTGGCCGAATACACTGAAACTTCGGATAGATTCAACAAATATACCGACCTTATCATGGATTGCAGTACCACCATACTTGATAAGGTAGTAGAAGCGGTGAAACCCAGAAAAGACGAGTTTAACGCTATGAACCACGGAGATGGTTGGGCCAACAACATGATGTTTAGGTATAACGATGAAGGATTACCGTGTGAAGTGAGACTGTTAGACTTTCAGTTTACAAGATATGCGTCTCCTGTCACTGATATTGTTTACTTCATTTGGACAAGTGCCAACGATGATGTTAGAACTCACAGGATCGATGAACTGTATACGTTTTTCGTCGAAGAAATCAACAAGaacctaaaacattttaatcgtTCTGAACGTTTGTCTCATGAAGAAGTAAGAATTGTAGTAAGAAGACTTCTCCCTTTGAGTTTGTTCATGGCAGTTATAATGCAATTATTCATTGGTGAGAAGGCTCCGGAAAATGTAGAAGCTTTTTTTGAAAAAGGACGAGAAGAAGAGTCttaccaaatttataaaatggcTTTCAACAATGAGAAATTTCGTCAAAACCGACTACAGAAACTAGTTCAGCAACTTAAGTTAGCAGGTGTTTTTGAGTACTTAAAAAGTACAAAGAGATCCTTTAGCTAA